A stretch of the Porifericola rhodea genome encodes the following:
- a CDS encoding sulfatase, translating to MKTLCSQLLLCLSAILLLSHCVTVGEEQPAHPNIIYINVDDLGWKDLGFMGSSYYETPNLDQLAQQSMRFSQAYAGAANCAPSRACLISGMNTPRHGIYTVSPSDRGDDRTRRIIPTPNTNILADTVYTLAEMLQDQGYVTASIGKWHLGENPESQGFDVNVGGSKRGNPGKGGYFSPYKIQHISDGPEGEYLTDRLTDEAMQFVRQHRDSSFFLYLPYYTVHTPIMGKESLVKKFENKSPSKGQDRADYAAMVASMDENLGRLLALLDELELRENTLIIFSSDNGGIRSISSQEPLRAGKGSYYEGGIRVPMLVSWPGQIEEGSQCDVPVSNLDIYPSIQALLGIQNNNPLLDGDDISPLWYGKSIQERPLFWHFPIYLEAYSMQDDDGRDPIFRTRPGSVIRMGDWKLHEYFEDGSLELYRLSDDLGERNNLAEEHPQKTAELHQMLKDWRLRTHAPVPEAANPHYDAAYEAQLLEGVGR from the coding sequence ATGAAAACCTTATGCTCTCAGCTTTTGCTCTGCCTCTCTGCTATTTTGCTATTAAGCCATTGCGTTACGGTAGGGGAAGAGCAGCCTGCTCACCCCAATATTATATATATTAACGTAGATGATCTGGGTTGGAAAGACCTGGGTTTTATGGGCAGCAGTTATTACGAAACTCCCAACCTGGACCAGCTGGCGCAGCAAAGTATGCGCTTTAGCCAGGCTTATGCCGGAGCGGCCAATTGTGCTCCCAGCCGTGCCTGCCTGATCTCCGGTATGAATACGCCCCGGCATGGTATCTATACCGTAAGCCCTTCGGATAGAGGCGACGACAGAACTCGCAGGATTATTCCTACGCCGAACACCAATATTCTGGCTGATACAGTATATACTCTGGCAGAGATGCTTCAGGACCAGGGCTATGTAACGGCAAGTATTGGTAAGTGGCATCTTGGGGAAAATCCTGAAAGCCAGGGTTTTGATGTGAATGTAGGAGGCAGTAAGCGCGGTAATCCCGGTAAAGGTGGCTACTTTAGCCCCTATAAAATTCAGCATATCAGTGATGGGCCGGAAGGAGAGTACCTGACCGACCGCCTTACCGATGAAGCCATGCAGTTTGTAAGACAGCATCGCGATAGCAGCTTCTTTCTTTACCTGCCTTATTATACAGTGCATACTCCTATTATGGGCAAAGAGTCATTGGTAAAGAAATTTGAAAACAAAAGCCCCTCTAAAGGACAGGATAGAGCCGACTATGCTGCTATGGTAGCCTCTATGGACGAAAATCTGGGGCGGCTACTGGCTCTGCTGGATGAGCTTGAGCTAAGAGAGAATACCCTTATTATTTTTAGCTCAGACAACGGAGGAATACGGTCTATCTCCAGTCAGGAGCCTCTTCGTGCGGGCAAAGGTTCTTATTACGAAGGAGGTATACGGGTACCTATGCTGGTCTCCTGGCCCGGACAAATTGAAGAAGGTAGTCAGTGTGATGTACCAGTGAGTAATCTGGATATTTATCCCAGTATACAGGCCTTGCTGGGCATCCAAAACAATAACCCCCTGCTGGATGGAGACGATATCAGCCCTCTCTGGTACGGCAAGTCAATTCAGGAAAGGCCTTTGTTCTGGCACTTTCCTATCTATCTGGAGGCTTATAGTATGCAGGATGACGATGGTCGGGACCCGATTTTTCGTACTCGTCCCGGCTCCGTCATACGTATGGGAGACTGGAAGCTACACGAATACTTTGAAGACGGAAGCCTGGAACTGTACCGACTGTCAGATGACTTAGGAGAAAGAAACAACCTGGCAGAAGAGCATCCGCAGAAGACAGCGGAGCTACACCAGATGCTCAAAGACTGGCGCTTGCGCACCCATGCTCCTGTACCTGAGGCTGCTAACCCCCATTATGATGCTGCCTACGAAGCTCAGCTGCTGGAAGGGGTAGGGCGCTAG
- a CDS encoding PorP/SprF family type IX secretion system membrane protein yields MRAITIVLTIIFGGLWATDSYAQEPQFSNFYATHLYTNPAFSGRSDYQYRITADLRRQWQKVGSFSTAFVSADYAFSKFGVGFTAYSDEAGSTPLKTRHASMSVSYGTNISQHADLVIGFQGSYYHQNLGEDYIWVDDYLNQQTDISATNQSINNQYFNLSTGLLFIHRTFWLGLSLKDFLPNPGLNNYSPYGLISSSRTADGYYGRISAHGSYYRYILPNQLFFSSYFNYRSRASVRQWESGISLAYRPQYGQKPADIVLGLGGGYRGLVQTFEGLSSRDAVILNASLSWPNGISNKSSPLWHHIFQLVYSYDMTVSRLSTTGGAHELTLTLKFSDFRSGSSWPETMKARRHIPDPRDCKGGFVNNVYMPR; encoded by the coding sequence ATGAGAGCAATTACTATCGTACTTACCATTATATTTGGCGGCCTATGGGCTACAGACAGCTATGCCCAGGAACCTCAGTTCAGTAACTTTTATGCCACTCATCTCTATACTAACCCTGCCTTTAGCGGACGTTCAGACTATCAGTATCGTATCACTGCCGACCTTAGAAGGCAATGGCAAAAAGTAGGCAGCTTCTCTACTGCTTTTGTTTCTGCGGACTATGCCTTTAGCAAATTTGGCGTAGGCTTTACTGCCTATTCCGATGAGGCAGGAAGTACCCCACTCAAGACCAGGCATGCCTCTATGTCTGTTTCTTATGGCACCAATATCAGTCAGCATGCCGATCTCGTTATTGGCTTTCAGGGCAGCTATTACCATCAGAACTTAGGAGAAGATTACATCTGGGTAGATGACTACCTCAACCAGCAGACCGATATCAGCGCTACTAACCAGAGCATCAACAACCAGTACTTCAACCTCTCTACCGGGCTGCTGTTTATCCACCGTACCTTCTGGCTGGGGCTTTCTTTAAAAGATTTCCTACCCAACCCCGGACTCAATAACTATAGCCCTTACGGGCTGATCAGTTCCAGCCGAACTGCCGATGGCTACTACGGCAGAATATCCGCGCACGGTAGCTATTACCGCTATATACTGCCCAACCAGCTCTTTTTTAGCAGTTATTTTAACTACCGCTCGCGTGCCAGTGTAAGGCAGTGGGAAAGTGGTATAAGCCTGGCCTACCGCCCGCAATATGGGCAGAAGCCTGCTGATATTGTACTGGGGCTGGGTGGAGGTTACCGTGGCCTGGTACAAACTTTTGAGGGGCTATCTTCTCGGGATGCAGTTATCCTTAATGCTTCTCTTTCCTGGCCTAACGGAATCAGTAATAAGAGCTCTCCCCTCTGGCATCATATATTTCAGCTGGTATATAGCTATGACATGACGGTCTCCCGGCTGAGTACCACCGGGGGAGCTCATGAGCTTACGCTTACCCTTAAGTTCTCAGACTTTCGTTCAGGTTCCTCCTGGCCGGAAACTATGAAAGCACGCCGTCATATTCCTGACCCCAGAGACTGTAAAGGGGGCTTTGTCAATAATGTGTATATGCCCAGATAA
- a CDS encoding glycoside hydrolase family 2 TIM barrel-domain containing protein, producing the protein MAQQADGSEIQDPNIVGINKLAPHSLLIPYADKKQALEDTPEASPYYQLLNGKWKFYFSEKPDERPLDFYLPEYNVRKWDEIQVPADWQMEGYDIPIYLNHPYEFTTAENAPQQPLNSDSPEVRQPRPPAVPFNWNPVGSYRRNFSIPKSWGDRQVRLHFGGVKTAFYVWVNGQYVGYSEDSKTPAEWDITDYLQEGENILACEVYRIASGSYLECQDFWRLSGIERDVYLYAPPKVHVEDLDLLAKLDENYEQGMFNTEVTLSNVSETDAQSRLMFSLLDAEGSTVYEEERSISIPQNEYTSVQLSSSLADCRPWSAESPYLYTFLIEHYDTEGRLRESSSQKVGFRSVEIKGGQLLVNGQAVLVKGVNRHEHHPDYAHYIPKESMEEDIRLMKQYNINAVRTSHYPNDPYWYKLCDQYGLYVVDEANIESHGLGAAQQNAYDPERHIADDPLWEKAHLDRVERMYERDKNHPSVIIWSLGNEAGDGSNFVKAYQWLKERDSRPVQFEQARLRPHTDIFTPMYMSMEDMKNYALDPTASRPLIQCEYAHAMGNSVGNLQDYWDLIEAYPLLQGGFIWDWVDQGLSKTHEDGEKYFGYGGDFGPEDIRSDHNFCLNGLVNPERKPNPHLYEVKKVYQNFKVEPVDLSAGKILLTNEFSFSNLDAYELSWTLQENGNTIEEGSFNLSLAPQSSMELSLPYQLQQQQGELWLTVYLQQKEATEMIAAGHVLGVEQLLVRSASGVPMRSNKDDTKPHSPLQLKEDRRRIEVSGQDFSVSWDKQSGQLMGFRYRGAELLSSPLRPDFWRIPTDNDYGNHMPTELGEWRTRHQSLELEDIIVEETQEHIKLRTIARFPEINAAYYVDYTVSPQASVEVSISFITPPFHGLKEMPRFGTQMKVDGSLSQARWYGRGPHENYSDRKTSALVGKYAMAVEELYFPYIRPQENGYRTDVRWLELTDAQGRGLRFSGAPLFCFNAHYYDRQDFSNEATRQYLHTTDIKKYEDIWLNIDYGQRGVGGDNSWGAHPHTEYKIIPREYYLTYSIQAIDLGEQQKAEKNEE; encoded by the coding sequence ATGGCACAGCAAGCAGATGGTAGTGAGATACAAGACCCGAATATAGTAGGTATCAATAAGCTGGCACCCCATAGCCTACTGATCCCCTATGCTGACAAGAAACAGGCACTAGAAGATACCCCCGAGGCATCACCTTATTATCAGCTCCTTAATGGCAAGTGGAAATTTTATTTCTCGGAAAAGCCCGACGAGCGTCCGCTGGACTTTTACCTGCCCGAATACAATGTGAGGAAGTGGGACGAGATACAGGTACCTGCCGACTGGCAGATGGAAGGCTATGATATTCCTATCTACCTCAACCACCCTTATGAGTTTACTACCGCTGAGAATGCGCCCCAGCAGCCATTAAACAGCGACAGCCCGGAAGTGCGGCAGCCCAGGCCACCCGCAGTCCCCTTCAACTGGAATCCTGTGGGCTCTTACCGCCGCAACTTTAGCATACCTAAAAGCTGGGGTGACCGGCAGGTTAGGCTACACTTCGGAGGAGTAAAAACAGCCTTTTATGTGTGGGTAAACGGGCAGTATGTAGGCTACTCAGAAGACTCTAAAACCCCGGCAGAGTGGGATATTACAGACTACTTGCAGGAAGGAGAAAACATACTGGCCTGCGAGGTGTACCGTATTGCCTCTGGCTCTTATCTAGAGTGTCAGGACTTCTGGAGACTAAGCGGTATAGAGCGTGATGTCTACCTCTACGCGCCTCCTAAAGTCCATGTAGAAGACCTGGACCTACTGGCGAAGCTGGATGAAAACTACGAGCAGGGTATGTTTAACACAGAGGTTACCTTAAGTAATGTGAGCGAAACAGATGCTCAGAGCCGCCTAATGTTTAGCCTGCTGGATGCGGAGGGCAGCACTGTTTACGAAGAAGAGCGCAGCATAAGTATTCCTCAGAATGAGTACACCAGCGTACAGTTGAGCAGCAGCCTGGCAGATTGCCGCCCCTGGTCAGCAGAGTCTCCTTACCTCTATACTTTCCTGATAGAACATTATGATACTGAAGGCAGGCTGAGAGAGAGCAGCAGCCAGAAGGTAGGTTTTCGCAGCGTAGAAATTAAGGGTGGACAATTGCTGGTGAACGGGCAGGCGGTACTGGTTAAAGGGGTAAACCGACATGAGCATCACCCGGACTACGCGCATTACATCCCTAAAGAGAGTATGGAAGAAGACATCCGGCTTATGAAGCAGTACAATATTAACGCGGTACGTACCAGCCACTACCCCAATGACCCCTACTGGTATAAGCTCTGCGACCAATACGGCCTCTATGTAGTAGACGAAGCCAATATAGAGTCGCATGGCCTGGGAGCTGCCCAGCAAAACGCCTACGACCCGGAACGCCACATTGCCGATGACCCATTGTGGGAGAAGGCTCACCTGGACAGGGTAGAGCGCATGTATGAAAGAGATAAGAACCACCCTTCGGTAATCATCTGGTCGCTGGGCAATGAGGCCGGGGACGGTTCTAACTTTGTGAAAGCTTATCAATGGCTAAAAGAAAGAGACAGCCGCCCGGTACAGTTTGAGCAGGCAAGGCTTCGCCCCCATACCGATATTTTTACGCCTATGTATATGTCTATGGAAGATATGAAAAACTATGCGCTGGACCCTACGGCCAGCAGGCCCTTAATTCAGTGCGAGTATGCGCATGCTATGGGCAATAGCGTAGGTAATCTGCAAGACTATTGGGATTTGATAGAGGCCTACCCTCTACTACAGGGAGGCTTCATCTGGGACTGGGTAGACCAGGGCCTGAGCAAGACTCATGAAGATGGAGAGAAGTACTTCGGCTACGGAGGCGACTTTGGCCCCGAAGACATCCGTAGCGATCATAACTTTTGCCTCAACGGACTGGTAAACCCCGAACGTAAGCCTAACCCCCACCTCTACGAAGTAAAGAAGGTATACCAGAATTTTAAAGTGGAACCTGTAGACTTGTCTGCGGGAAAAATCCTCCTTACCAATGAGTTCTCCTTTAGCAATCTGGATGCTTACGAGCTTAGCTGGACCCTGCAAGAGAACGGTAATACTATAGAGGAGGGCAGCTTTAACCTATCACTCGCTCCGCAAAGTAGTATGGAACTGAGTCTCCCTTATCAGTTGCAGCAGCAGCAGGGAGAGCTTTGGCTCACAGTATATTTACAGCAGAAAGAGGCTACCGAAATGATAGCTGCCGGCCATGTGCTGGGGGTAGAACAACTGCTAGTGAGGTCAGCGTCTGGTGTGCCTATGCGTAGCAATAAAGATGATACCAAGCCGCACTCTCCGTTGCAGCTTAAAGAAGATCGGCGCAGAATAGAGGTGAGCGGTCAGGATTTTTCTGTAAGCTGGGATAAGCAAAGTGGCCAGCTTATGGGCTTCAGATATCGGGGAGCGGAACTACTGAGCAGCCCCCTTCGCCCTGACTTCTGGCGTATACCTACAGATAATGATTATGGCAACCATATGCCTACAGAGCTGGGAGAGTGGAGAACGCGCCATCAGAGCCTGGAGCTGGAAGATATTATTGTGGAAGAGACCCAAGAGCATATAAAGCTACGTACGATTGCCCGCTTTCCGGAGATAAACGCAGCCTATTATGTAGACTATACCGTAAGCCCTCAGGCCAGTGTAGAGGTATCTATCAGCTTTATTACTCCGCCCTTTCATGGACTTAAAGAGATGCCTCGCTTTGGCACTCAGATGAAAGTTGACGGCTCGCTCTCCCAGGCCAGGTGGTACGGCAGGGGGCCGCACGAAAACTACAGCGACCGTAAGACTTCTGCTCTGGTAGGTAAGTATGCGATGGCGGTAGAAGAACTATACTTCCCCTACATACGACCGCAGGAGAATGGCTACCGTACAGATGTACGCTGGCTGGAGCTGACTGATGCTCAGGGGCGTGGCCTGCGCTTTAGTGGCGCTCCGCTTTTCTGCTTCAACGCCCACTATTACGATCGCCAGGACTTCTCCAACGAGGCTACTCGCCAGTACCTGCATACTACCGATATCAAAAAGTATGAGGATATCTGGCTAAATATAGACTACGGACAAAGAGGTGTAGGAGGAGATAACAGCTGGGGGGCGCATCCGCATACGGAGTATAAAATTATTCCCAGAGAATACTATCTTACCTACAGCATACAGGCGATAGACTTAGGAGAGCAGCAGAAGGCTGAAAAAAATGAAGAGTAG
- a CDS encoding PKD domain-containing protein has protein sequence MYYQKIVFTLILCLYGGLSFAQDCLECKDIYASQGNVPSGTICQPSFSGDTPGGLTCLNNEKCIEVGKAFLVNPPETLYIFSWGDGTIDTLTHQQLLNIPANGGIFGDQRLVCHPYKSVTCPDPNLVFPVSVNVLNPNGDCTNSIAAGEIRVLEPLIADFTTNDVVCTNESFSIINQSQEGYNSDCTRDAEYQWDFNNDGTIDLTTTGLGAPVTHPGFATPGVKKIRLLGYQNPRNVCGPDEIIKEVTVLSVPKAKFDIGAGSDLLSVENCSDELEFTFSKPADACAELSLPLLNTTEDVNPTTVFEWVVSSPDGVASFASKDHSLLNNTITFSKAGQYKLSLKVTDNCADGLSGSSIACVNISVKDSPDLQIDSPGPICEGSELIAAALNGSTPIDMSDVSKLEWQLTDSDGNLLSIPENGKDTLQIAGMAAGSYTLNLSYENSCGALNAEPLTLEVNPAPVITLSADKLTVCTNEEFTITANDEAATAYEWFLNDTQIPGEQSASLSTTHSTAGEYVYHISAQQGGCLIKSETVTIRVVSPATSDAIVASQSVFCEGETVAFRLEAPNIQPTTANKQWQSCSLCDGSDWADIDGANNATYEGSAPGSYRLALSLEGSCTSFSEAIDISVRPLPDWRPSISLPEVCAGESISLSLQGNAEKYIWSPAIGLSATEGSTVSIQPEADTEYTITAISGSCERDTTLTVKVLEKPEIQASASKVLICPGDTVILQASGGSTYTWQGHPSLEQMTDGQALAFPTESSTFQVVGFNDKACADTATLSIEVRSIPGLSAEDETVCISDPPFTLSLSLPEGISGSWSAPQLPDGSLTPEGIFNPALAGLSTEGHTLTFTFITDDALACASSFTKRVIVSPLPEPAFSVPPVVCVNEAVEFSNQTEGNYSYRWKVENSSYAEESPTHSFQAVASEAVIWLYAETTSGCIDSTSQKVQVVAAPKAAFSTSVAPASLCGPLTATFTNESQGELLSYHWDFGNGESSQEQEPPPVTFAPSMLGDTSYVVKLEVSNACTNVAFTDTVWVKPPPVANFLFARDTICAGYPLNINNYSAGSSTEFEWYFGFDNTRPPKLSYTTETFSQAFPYEGTTDTTYYVTLVAKNMCGTDTLTRPLVVTPNTVEAFYHNNSIQGCGPLEVTLTSNQIAASGNQITYIWGDGDTTRAQIAATHVYRTPGTYYPKLIVQNGCSIDTCGGPEDPDCGSVIQVYPSPTASFSAPERICAGDTLELSNTSSHAVNSEWDFGDGRTHQGTTPPAFTYTQSGTYTISLTTANPQGCTSETFSRQIEVMPLPVASFEVSEEAYCQADVISISNMSSGASHFEWRASGLGVISTERELNYTFTQAGTYELSLTAYTNSSEEACTDQLSKTIYISQPAEPYFSISRSSACQGDSIIFDNLTSYPGEEGNYYWDFGNGNTYNGSGQVPAQLYPYPENGTSSYTISLSVSAEGCTQTYTQEVEVASFVGVVRPEGNKPLAFSPTASTNNSFRLNYQQLSDIDLRIYSREGIEVFKTDDPKQSWDGYYRGSLAPAGLYNVQVSYTNCAGRSGNEVLQLYLLLDEF, from the coding sequence ATGTACTACCAAAAAATAGTATTTACACTCATTTTGTGTCTCTACGGCGGCCTGAGCTTTGCCCAAGACTGCCTGGAGTGTAAAGACATTTATGCCAGCCAGGGCAATGTACCATCCGGTACCATTTGCCAGCCGAGCTTTTCCGGAGATACGCCCGGAGGCCTTACCTGCCTGAATAATGAAAAATGTATTGAAGTAGGGAAAGCATTTTTAGTAAACCCTCCGGAAACTCTGTACATTTTCTCCTGGGGAGATGGTACTATAGATACGCTTACTCACCAGCAGCTACTAAACATCCCCGCTAATGGAGGAATCTTTGGAGACCAGAGGTTGGTGTGCCACCCTTATAAGAGTGTTACCTGTCCAGACCCCAATCTTGTATTCCCGGTTTCTGTAAATGTACTTAACCCCAACGGAGACTGTACCAATAGTATAGCTGCCGGCGAAATAAGAGTACTGGAACCCCTGATCGCTGACTTTACCACCAATGATGTGGTCTGTACCAACGAGAGCTTTAGCATTATCAACCAGTCGCAGGAAGGTTACAACTCCGACTGTACCCGCGATGCAGAGTACCAGTGGGACTTTAACAATGATGGCACCATAGACCTGACTACTACCGGGCTGGGTGCGCCAGTTACGCATCCCGGCTTTGCTACACCCGGAGTCAAAAAGATACGCCTGCTGGGCTACCAGAACCCTCGGAATGTATGCGGGCCCGACGAAATCATCAAAGAGGTAACTGTGCTCAGTGTGCCCAAAGCTAAATTTGACATAGGAGCAGGAAGTGATCTGCTCAGTGTAGAAAACTGTAGCGATGAGCTTGAGTTTACATTTAGCAAGCCTGCTGATGCCTGTGCGGAACTGAGCCTGCCACTGCTCAACACTACTGAAGATGTAAACCCCACTACCGTGTTTGAATGGGTAGTTAGCTCTCCCGATGGAGTCGCCAGCTTTGCCAGTAAAGACCATAGCCTCCTGAATAATACGATTACCTTTAGCAAGGCAGGCCAGTACAAGCTAAGCTTAAAGGTTACAGATAACTGTGCCGATGGGCTCAGCGGTAGCTCTATCGCCTGTGTCAATATTAGCGTCAAAGATTCTCCTGACTTACAGATAGATAGCCCGGGGCCGATATGTGAAGGCAGTGAACTGATAGCCGCAGCACTTAATGGCAGCACCCCTATTGACATGAGCGATGTAAGCAAACTGGAGTGGCAACTGACTGACAGCGATGGAAACCTGCTTAGCATTCCTGAGAACGGAAAAGATACTTTGCAGATAGCAGGCATGGCAGCAGGAAGCTATACCCTTAACCTTAGCTATGAAAACAGCTGTGGTGCACTAAACGCTGAACCTCTGACACTTGAGGTGAACCCTGCCCCTGTAATTACGCTCTCTGCCGACAAGCTAACGGTCTGTACTAACGAAGAATTCACCATTACCGCAAATGATGAGGCTGCTACCGCATATGAATGGTTTCTCAATGACACACAAATACCCGGGGAGCAGTCCGCCAGTCTTAGCACTACCCACAGTACTGCCGGAGAATATGTATACCACATTAGTGCACAGCAAGGAGGCTGTCTCATTAAGTCAGAAACAGTTACCATAAGGGTGGTATCTCCTGCCACATCTGATGCTATTGTTGCCAGCCAAAGTGTTTTCTGCGAGGGCGAAACGGTAGCCTTCCGGCTGGAAGCTCCAAATATTCAACCGACCACCGCTAATAAACAATGGCAAAGCTGTAGCCTTTGCGATGGCAGTGACTGGGCGGACATTGATGGAGCTAATAACGCTACTTATGAGGGTAGTGCTCCCGGTAGCTATCGCCTGGCCTTGTCACTGGAGGGTAGTTGCACTTCCTTTAGCGAAGCCATAGACATTAGTGTGCGCCCCTTACCAGACTGGCGGCCCAGTATAAGCCTCCCTGAAGTATGTGCCGGTGAATCTATCAGCCTGAGTCTGCAAGGCAATGCAGAAAAATATATCTGGTCACCTGCCATCGGCTTAAGTGCTACTGAAGGTAGTACAGTAAGCATACAGCCGGAAGCAGACACCGAATATACCATTACTGCCATCTCTGGTAGCTGCGAAAGGGATACTACGCTTACGGTAAAAGTACTGGAAAAGCCAGAAATCCAGGCTAGCGCCTCCAAAGTGCTGATATGCCCCGGCGATACGGTAATTTTACAGGCAAGTGGCGGCAGTACTTACACCTGGCAGGGGCATCCCTCTCTGGAACAGATGACTGATGGACAGGCCTTGGCATTCCCCACCGAAAGCAGCACCTTTCAGGTGGTAGGCTTTAATGATAAGGCCTGTGCCGATACCGCTACGCTCAGTATAGAAGTACGCAGTATCCCGGGCCTTAGCGCCGAAGATGAAACCGTATGTATCAGTGATCCGCCTTTTACCCTCTCTTTGAGTCTACCCGAAGGTATATCGGGCAGTTGGTCGGCACCTCAGCTTCCTGATGGCAGCCTTACCCCCGAAGGTATATTTAATCCTGCGCTAGCTGGCCTTAGTACCGAGGGGCATACGCTCACCTTTACCTTTATTACCGATGACGCGCTAGCCTGCGCCTCCTCCTTTACCAAAAGGGTAATCGTCAGCCCACTACCCGAGCCCGCCTTTAGTGTACCTCCGGTAGTTTGTGTAAACGAAGCGGTAGAGTTTAGCAACCAGACCGAGGGCAACTACAGCTATCGCTGGAAGGTAGAGAATAGCAGTTACGCAGAAGAGAGCCCTACCCATAGCTTTCAGGCAGTAGCCAGCGAAGCGGTAATCTGGCTCTATGCCGAAACTACTTCCGGCTGTATAGACTCTACCTCCCAGAAGGTTCAGGTAGTAGCAGCGCCAAAAGCAGCATTTAGCACTAGCGTAGCTCCTGCATCTCTGTGCGGACCCCTTACTGCTACGTTTACGAATGAGAGCCAGGGAGAGCTGCTCAGCTATCACTGGGATTTTGGCAATGGAGAAAGCAGCCAGGAGCAGGAGCCTCCGCCCGTCACTTTTGCTCCCAGTATGCTGGGAGATACCTCTTATGTCGTTAAGTTAGAGGTAAGCAACGCCTGCACCAACGTTGCTTTTACAGATACGGTATGGGTGAAGCCGCCTCCGGTAGCTAACTTCCTTTTTGCCCGGGATACAATTTGTGCCGGCTACCCTCTCAATATCAATAACTATAGTGCCGGGTCTTCCACCGAGTTTGAATGGTACTTCGGCTTTGACAATACGCGACCTCCAAAGCTCAGCTATACTACCGAAACCTTTAGCCAGGCTTTTCCTTATGAAGGCACCACAGATACTACTTACTATGTTACTCTGGTAGCTAAAAACATGTGTGGCACCGATACCCTCACCCGCCCTTTGGTAGTAACGCCCAATACAGTAGAAGCTTTTTACCATAATAACAGTATACAGGGCTGTGGCCCACTGGAAGTTACTCTAACCTCTAACCAGATAGCAGCCAGCGGCAACCAGATTACCTACATTTGGGGCGATGGAGATACTACCCGTGCCCAAATAGCAGCTACTCATGTATACCGTACTCCCGGCACCTATTACCCTAAGCTTATCGTGCAGAATGGCTGTAGCATAGATACCTGTGGAGGGCCGGAAGACCCGGACTGCGGAAGCGTAATTCAGGTTTACCCTAGCCCTACAGCCAGCTTCAGCGCGCCCGAACGAATATGTGCAGGCGACACCCTTGAGCTGAGCAACACCTCTTCCCATGCCGTCAATAGTGAATGGGACTTCGGGGACGGACGTACGCACCAGGGTACTACGCCACCTGCCTTTACCTACACCCAGAGTGGCACCTATACCATTAGCCTGACTACCGCTAACCCGCAAGGCTGTACCAGTGAAACATTTAGCCGCCAGATAGAGGTGATGCCCCTCCCTGTAGCCAGCTTTGAAGTGAGCGAAGAAGCCTACTGCCAGGCAGATGTCATCAGCATAAGCAATATGTCCAGCGGGGCTTCACATTTTGAGTGGCGTGCCAGCGGCTTGGGCGTAATATCAACAGAGCGTGAGCTCAACTATACTTTTACGCAGGCTGGTACTTATGAGCTAAGCCTGACTGCCTATACTAACAGCAGCGAAGAGGCCTGTACAGATCAGCTCAGCAAAACTATTTACATCTCTCAACCTGCGGAACCTTATTTTAGCATTAGCAGATCTTCCGCCTGCCAGGGCGATAGTATTATCTTTGACAACCTGACTAGCTACCCCGGGGAAGAAGGTAATTATTACTGGGACTTTGGTAATGGCAATACCTACAATGGCAGTGGGCAGGTTCCCGCTCAGCTGTACCCTTACCCTGAAAACGGCACTTCTTCCTATACCATTAGTCTGAGCGTAAGCGCAGAGGGTTGTACGCAAACCTATACGCAGGAGGTAGAAGTAGCTTCATTTGTTGGAGTGGTAAGGCCTGAAGGTAATAAACCACTGGCCTTCTCTCCGACAGCCTCTACCAACAACAGCTTTCGCCTAAACTATCAACAACTATCGGATATTGACCTGAGAATATATTCCAGAGAGGGCATAGAAGTTTTTAAAACAGATGACCCGAAGCAGAGCTGGGATGGCTATTACCGGGGAAGTCTGGCCCCTGCCGGCTTATATAATGTGCAGGTATCTTATACCAACTGTGCCGGACGAAGCGGAAACGAGGTATTACAACTTTACCTCCTTTTAGATGAATTTTAA